ttacatattaattacaactttttgaaaatttcttagtacacatatttattaattattatatagaaataaatcttaaaagtcaattaatattatcttttcaattatataaaattaagaattttatttgattaatacttggttatatactttatgttttcaactttatatttaaaaaaaaattcagataacaatacaatatacatataggaattatatttatattttaaaatatttttggattttggataaatcttactattattattttaatcaattatctaatcaaataaattaattttcgtttttatttttaacttaatcatagattttattcattaagggtaatatcgatattaaccactctaacttttaacgttgGAGTTCCGTTGCGAAAAAGATTTTTgttatatcagttttaatgagttatctgatttcataaagtttaaattcgtttttgtgtttgagttttattatattaaatcataattactaaatattttataattactcattaatatatgtattactaACTAAAAGattatgataataaattattattttatttcatttgaaaattcttacatattaattacaactttttgaaaatttcttagtacacatatttattaattattatatagaaataaatcttaaaagtcaattaatattatcttttcaattatataaaattaagaattttatttgattaatacttggttatatactttatgttttcaactttatatttaaaaaaaaattcagataacaatacaatatacatataggaattatatttatattttaaaatatttttggattttggataaatcttactattattattttaatcaattatctaatcaaataaattaattttcgtttttatttttaacttaatcatagattttattcattaagggtaatatcgatattaaccactctaacttttaacgttggagttccgttgcgaaaaattacttcgcaaataatagtatagatatagattAAGTGATGGTTCTTTTTGTCAGGTTTAAATATCATAAACATATTCCACAGTCTATCTGACCCTTTAatcacaaaataaattatatttagggCTCCCGTTTTTTGGAACTTTATAGCGGTTATTTAATggattttataactttttgtgTATGTATACCGTTTGAGATGACGGAGTTGTAGATGGTAACGGAGTTAGAATTTTCAATGTGGATGCCGTCAGTGTTGGGACTTAACGGCGGAGCACTGATGTGAAGGGACTCGACGTGAACTCCTTGGCATCCGTCGAATCTGAAATTAAACTGCGGGCTGTTTTTTATCATTAGACCTTCCACCGTTAGATTCGAGCTCATAAAAAACCTCAAAGCCTGCAtgcaatttaattaattattatttaccgaattaattaaaataaacataagcAAATCAGTCGTAAGCTAACTTACAATGGGGCTGTCGCAAGGACCAGCAAAAATTGCAGACTTGTTGACAGACtgtagaaaatataaaaataattcattaCTTCTCTATTGAAGAGTTTTACATTCATCTGCAAATAAGGTAATAAATCAAACTAACATGGTGATATTTCCTGGTGAtgttttttaccaaaaaaaaaaacatggtgaTATTtccttgaatttttttttcttatgtatttcCTCCAGCTCGTAGAAtatgttaaaacttaaaacagtTTGGATGAATAGTAAAATATTTGAAGAAGTTTAATTAATTACCCGGTGAGGCTTGCAGGGAAGATCCCACCATTTTTGTCCCCGGCCGTCGATAACTCCGGCACCTTTCAGAGCCATTCCGTTGATTCTATAGAAGACAAGCCACTGTCTTTTACTTATATTACTCGGCCACGATTCTGGCCCATCTGGTGTTATAATGGTCCCGTCCACCTGTTATATAAAAAATGGttatatcaaaaacaaaatctcaTTTGACCCAATTAATTAGCTAGATAGTATGTCAAGacgtttaatattttattaagaagAGAAATAATACTTGTAATAACTGGTAAGAGTGACAAGGACCGGTAAAAATAGTAGAGTGAATCATGAATGTGTAGCCGTAAGGAACAAGCAAAACAGAAACGGTGTCGTTTCCGTTGCTACATGAAGAATCCCACGCAGTTTTGAATGCTTCAGTGTCGTCTGTGACACCATCTCCTACCGCACCAAACTTTCTCACGTCGTAGACTCCATTATTGTCTTCTTCAGGCTCGTCGGAAGGTGACGGTGGTAGTGAAGGTGACGGTGAGTCACTGGGGCCCGGAGGAGGAGTAGGAGGCTGAGAGATTGAGGAAGACGGTGGCTCTGTTTTTGAGGAGTGATGGTTATGGCTATTGTGTTTGTGTTTCTCTTTGTGGTGATGGTATCGAGATTCAGTTAAAGAGGTTAACGTGAGAATTAGTGCAATGAAGCAAAGGATATGGGTGCGAGTATAAGAAGAAACAAACATTTTTGTTGGACagaatatgtttttctttttggtgattTTGAGGTGAATGTTGAGATAAAGTATGTAAAGGAGAGAGTCGCACTCACTAAGTTTAGAATGCTTCTTGGAAATGTTAATGCAGCAAAAGCAGACAAGCTGGTTCCTTTATATATACTGCAAGGTCGTGGGCTTATAGGAAGTGGAAACCGACTCCGTAGTGTTGttatttttttggtctaaagTAATGTTATTATCACTTGTTTTTTTCATACTATTAATTTAAACAAGTGGTGTAGAGAAAGTTTACTTGCAGGGTTCTTGTTTGGTTTCTATtcggttttcttcttctttaattgtctttttgatttttgtttgtttgtagaAAAATAGACTCACTAAAGTGATGACGTTATCAGCTACTATGAGACTCGGGCAGTACAATTCTACTCTCCGTTCGAGTTTtgagtattctttttttttttttgtaattgatctatatttttgtttccaattttttggttttacttACTATGTGAGTATGTTCAGTTTTAGTTAAGTTTTGTTTCAGTCATATGTAAAATTATCTAACAAACTTAACATGTTGGtcttatattcttttaaatcGGTTCATGTTCGATCagacacttttattttattgaatttcaTCATGTGTAcgtaattattatttatcattACAAGATATATTTGAGAATTTACTTTGGACCAATTTATGGCCACATCTCGGGAACGAATATTATGGATGCGGATGAGAGTATCATCACATAAAGGatttctaaattaaaatttatctcTCCTCATCATATGTATATGATTGGCCTGTACATCAAATACTCTATTAATTTAGTTTggaattaaaattttaaaataatctcgATTGTTTTCAAGTAATAGTACGTACATGTAAGCTCATATGTGTGGTACTGTTTAAGACATGCAAGGTGGATATGGGCATATGTTCATCATGGCAAATCGAATCAGGGTAATAGCATTCGTCATGATTCAGTATATTAATTAAGTTCATGAATAAATCTCTCTTTTTAGAGCGAATCTCTTTTGGTTTAAAGTAGAAAAAATATTAGTCAGCCGGTATATGTTGAAATAACGAATATAGTCTATGAATAAATTCCTTCATACTTATGAGTCATTTATTACATTACATGTGGGTTCAACGGTTTAATCTTCGAATTCGTAGTAATGTATGAgcaaaatagaatggagaattgaataatgaaaaaggaaaaagtgATTTTTTCCATATGCAGagtaatagattttttttattcactATTCCATTTTTCACTatatttttcattctattttgCGGTAAAATATAGAGTGGTGTTAAAACTGCTCTAAAAACTATTCACAAGATCCTCTATTAAATTGGTTAACTTTGTAAGCAGAATTATCTCGAATTATTTATAGAttctgtttaaaaaatattagtggtatatataatgatatagtagaatagttttaaaattttatagtttagttataattttttaaaaaattataaactctaaatttaacAGTATGTCTAAAATTAGAgttttatatcataatttacaatatcataatttttatattcaatttcaaagattcttaattttttctttttatttggaCTATGTTCGACtactctatatatttgtaagtGCTTGACGGCCATGTTTGTAAGTTTCAGTCTACACTCTACAGTTTATTGTTTAATGCAGctataattaacatatatactaGTAGTTGATGTCGATGATTCATTATTTGTACTAGACTATCATTTTTAGCTTCGAGGTTTGTGCTAATGTCGCCGTCACTATACACCcttgagtcttttttttttgggcaaaacACCCTTGAGTCCAAACCCGATTTTTATACTAGGATTAGCAATATTAGTACACTCTAATTAGCCTCTTAATGCGTAATGATAAAATAGAGTTTCGTCGTTGCTTTGTCGTTAttacaatttttcttttgaactaaTTTGATgcattaaaataaatgtaaccGATATAGCTTTTaggctatatattttgttaatggAAACCATAGAGTATTACAGCATTTGCAATCCAAGAAAAACTTAATAACACATTAAGGTAGACAATGAAATAAAGCCAACACACGTTTTAGGATTTGCGGTTACCTcgatttttttcttccttttattttagtttatccACGCTTTGAAAAACTTTTCTGAagaatatgtatataatatttttgggaCAGTTTATTCAATGTACGACGAAACATTTAACATGTAAAAAGAATTATTCTCCACTAAagataattgaaaataaaaaaatgaaatgcaGTTCTTAcgataaaaattatatatatagctcGATTATTTTtcaaagagagaacaagaggagGATGTCCACGAGTGGCGAGTGGGTTTATATCTAACCTCTTTCGGCTTCTTCAGTGACCCAAttcattttaatgatttaatatCTATAGAAAAGGTGAGGaaaaatgaataatttattGGATTATGAAAAATAGAATATAGATTTGTATAACCGACCAACCATTATTGATTGTATACCCAGAAAACACTATTGTCTCACCGTATTTGAGAATTTCACCGCCCCTCTTTACACTTTTCGGTGGAACTCAATGATGTCTGGTCTCTCATCCCATCTTCTTCCCTTCTCTGATTCTCCTTTTTTCTCTCACTTttcttaaaaacaaatttctaatattttaggCTTTTACATACCCTGTATCTAATGGATTatagatttataaatttcaaatctaCTTTACTGCATATAATGTTTCAGTTTTTACAAAACCTAAACTTTTTTCATCTGCAGTCTCCAATTTCCACATcacttatttgatttaataaagaCAATGATAAATATTAACGGAACAGTTATTAACTAACTGAttttatatactccctctgttttttaaagatacatattctagacttttcacatatattaagaaatcacattaaaaatgcattgatttttgtgaataacaattttccataatttttaaccaataaaaatctaataaacacaattaattttcttgaagttaacagattttcattaaataatacattgaaaaagtaaaaaatgtatcttttaaaaacaattttttttcctagaacatggatctttaaaaaacagagggagtattcgTTTTGGACTACTCTTTATTATTAAtaagatttttgttttatgatatgtaaaatatatatattttctttttggtaaaaatatgtaaaataatttattcccAACATAGCACTAAGTTTCAGCTGTGATCTAGTAACATCAATTGTTTGAACGTCTTTTTTGCCTGGTTAATCTTATTACAATTGAGTTTTGCAACTATCCTTGACATTCGGTTTTTAAtcgaaataaatagttttaccTGTTTGAGCAATATGTGGCCAGTTACTTGTTAACCTACATCTTGTCATTTTTCTGGAATCTCGTTTGAATATGTATCAAGTTATGCCAATTTACGACTCGAGAATATCACGAAGTATTCATTTTCTCTAAACCTTTGTTACAActtgacaaagaaaaagaaatcgtAAAACGTTAAGTAAAATTATGGATAAGTAATGGTTTTTGATTAAAAGCTAACAACTATTTTAggtctatttttttgtttgtcaactATTTTAGGTCTATTTAACCAAACTATTCCTGATCGATTATATAAACAACAAAAGTTCTGGAAaaattaagtataaaatatcaattattttaatgatgGTATGATGTTATTTGTTACGAAGAcgcataattttttaaaaagcttattttcatctttttattaaccagctatttaattaaattgatcTACCAACCTCATATAcctaattttattgttttattaatttagttaaaCCACCCTTAAAATATAACACAAAGCATAATAAAACTAGTTACTTTGTAAACAAGATCATTATGAAAAGTACGTGCATCTTATGACCTCATCCTCCACGCAAAAATGGCGGCTACGATATGATATAGTAaagctaatgttttttttctgaaagcTAAAGCTAATGAATTTGCCAAAATAATTACTGATGTTAAGTACGGATACTTTATAAAGATTGATTAAGCATATAAATAAACTGGGTgtgtgtatattatataataattattacacTGTATCTGTATCtatattgaatttaaatatatataaaaaactagcAGAGATGTTAGATGATTTATCCAATTAAATTATTTAGCcatatatttgtttgttttctaattttcttcttttttcaaaatttaagtaaatgaaaatttcaatttctatataaaaatgcATGGTAAAAATAAGCAAAACTAAGATTTTTTTGAATGATCTTATGAATGATATATTCGTACAGCTCTCAGTGAATAAGTTACTGTTTAGTTAATAACATCAAACTTGTTAGACTTTATATTAGCCTCTAAGATAACCAATATATTAAGAATTATAAAAAGGTAAATGCAtctatttcataaaaatatttattgaactACGGTAATATTTACGTTGATTTTCTTAACCAAATTATACTAGGTTATTATATATTGGGACCCTTATATATTTGTAGAACAgtgtgttttcttatttttgtcaaatttgtgaAATAGTATGTTGAAAATAGAAGGTAAAGTCAATCTCTAAGATGGAGATCCATATGAAGAAGTTGGTCCACATAAGGCAAGAGGCTAAGTTAAGGGCTTATGAATACCTACAGACTAGAAGACTCAAACATGTCTATGAAGAGTATGGAAGATGTGGCCTGCTTCTTTACAAATACAGTGTATATATATGGGGTccctatatatatgtaagtatAACCTTGTGGGTGTGTGAAATTGGATATTATATGTGAACTAATTCATGTTCATATTTACTAATTAGAGCAACTCCAACAGCAAAAACCTCAgtgaagtttttaaaaaataaatatattaatatttaattacaaGATAGTTAAATCATTAgatttgatatatttaaaaaaatctaaaccaaCATAATTAAGATTGACATTTGGATTATGGATTTTTGTGGGTTTCTTTATCTATTAACTAAGAACTTCTTGCTATTCTCTTtcttaatttctaatttttttctttaattttaataataagatACTCACTCGAGTTCTACCTTTGGAACTGCTAAgtatttcaagtttttttttttgataaaaaagtaTCTCAAGTTCTACCCTTGGAACTACTGAGATatcatatacattttatatacaCATGTGTGTATAAAATTGTGAGTGGTGTGAATAGGAGACTGGCGCTTCCAACTTCTGCCCCCAATCTAGAGGATTTGGTAGGTATACACTTTGCTTCATCTCCAGTGCACGTCTCCGTAGTCCATACTTTGATCCATCTTTTAATTTATCCAAAGAGTTATcactacattttttttttgaacattagtTATCACTAAAACATACGTTGAAGTCTTTTTTGGTTCACCAATAACTTAAGAGATTTTACAGTAGACTAAATATCCTTTAAAGAATCAATTTCCTCTAAGTTTCGAACTACTGTGTACAATTATACCGGAAACATGTTCAGTTGAAAAAGAGAATCTATTATTTGTacacattaaactttaaatgCGATAACTGGTTAAATTTATATGTGATCCCGTAATTTAAATGCAAActctttatttttatactttacATAAAATGACGTATCAAATAAAAGTATGCATACTGTTTAGTATATTAATGGTTTACTGATCTTTATAAGATTTCAcaagaatatttttatatttctatgcAATTGGTTAATTTGGTTTGGCATCTGacgaaaaatataaacataactaGCAAGATTTTTCAACCGTATAAACGAACGGGCCACATAATACATACACAAGAGTGGGGATGTCGGCTACATTCGAAATGATTAAAGGAGACTTGTGTGATGATACATCCGCATGAGTTTACCCCACTCATTTACTGTTTCTTCCACTCCTCAGTTGCTTTGAGAGTTGATAAACCCTTTCTCCTCCTCTTATTAAGGACcattcaaaaatatttagaattgcAATATGCCAAACTATAAATGGTTTTTAGACCCAAGATTAGGAAGTAAGACAAACATCGCATGAGAACAAACTCTATTTTAAGTTTCTTTAGAAAAACCTAACTTCTGTTAATTATCATGATTATTTCTATCTAAAATAGTAATGAAAACGTATACATTCGAATTATATTCAACAAATAATTGTTTTGATAAATAGTAAATTTACCAAGAACAACATTACATCATGTTTGGACATGTTACCTCCCaacaaaaagcaaaaacaaaacacactaCATAAAAAGAACAGTTTATTTGGATTAATGCACAGAACGTAATGTTTGTTTATGCCTTAAGTGGTCTTCACGAAGGCAGCAAAACGTTCCAATCCTCCACGAATAAGCCTCTCCATAAACGGTTTCATTAACTGAAAAGTTTTaaacatacataatatatactGAGACAAAATGTTGagtaaaagagaaagaaaacgagacaaggaaaaaaaaacataaataactaCATTAACGTATCTAGTTTACGAAAAATAATCTATCATTCACAACATGGAGAATACTAGTAGGCTTACGAATGCAACTGGGGCAAAAGCATGTGGAACTTCAAATGAAAAGTtgatctgaaaaaaaaagaataaataaacgAAACTAAAAACAATTTCATATACGTAATGAAAATGAGGAAAAATAGTGACAAGATACAACTACTAACCTCTACCAAGCACGAAGAAGGGCCTCTAGGGAAAAATCGAACACTGCCTCTGTTtgataaatacataaaattttacttttctcAAAATTAATCAGCAAAACTAAATATGAGATTGTACAAACCAAATTTGAGTTTTTACCTATTCGCAAAGCCTTCAATAGATCTCCAATGCAGCTTTCGATCCTGGATTGGCTGTTaagatgattcaagatctcAATATAAACGTTAGATATTCAAAAATCAGCCAAGAGTATAAAGAGAATCTGTTTggttaatgtaaaaaaaaactttacctCTAAATTTTTTGCGagaaaataatattcaaatttatttccAAAAGATTCCAATTTCACCAAATACCTCGATAAATCTGGACTGCCCTCCACTGCCTACGAGAAGCAAAAGAATGTAATGGTAGCTGCTAGACTCTGTTTCAGAAAACAGAGAGTAAGGTTACCTCAACAGATGACAAAAAGGGCATCCACCTAGGGAACAATTCACGGTCCGCATATAACTTGTAAGCCACGGAAGCTGGTGCATCCACTGCCATCTTTACCCTGTTTCATCCAAACCATATAATTTCTGGACAGAATCTCTCTAAAACTTTATAATATGCATAaacagttttatttttgttttgttagtcTTTGAGAAATTTACGTCACGTCTTGCCATTGTACGTGGAGAAGTCTTTCTTCTTCGAGTTTATCAGCTTCTCTGCTGCGCATAACGGGTCTAAAGGGTTTAGGAGATGAAGAACTTGATGAAGAACCATTGGCAGAGTTTAAGAGTTTTGCAGATGCAGGTGgtaatgaggaagaagataacAACATTGACCGAGATGAAAAAGTTGCAGACTTTTGGATTCTTCTGAAACAAGCAGAAGATTTGGTGGTTGGAACTGTACCAGAAACTATTGAAGACATATCTTTTTTTGcacttagagagaaagagatttgGAACTGATCATATGGGGCATTCGTAGATTTTTATGAAGTAGGTTTGGTTTTGCCAAAGTACAAAATTAGGAACATAGACTTTTCGGGACAACCTCAATGTCCTTTTAGTGTCTTCTTTTAAATGTTATCACACTCCACGCAAAGTGTGTTGGCGTGTCTAGACGATCAACTAGAatagaaaggaagaagaaaaaaactctGTTTTTGCGTGACTTAATTttcttgtttggtttgttttgttcTCTTACTCAATCACCGCCAAGATTTCTGGTTGGTTTATTgaatttctgtttatttttcttgGTGAACTAAACCAAAAGTTGTGTTATTATTAAGAGAGATAAAGATTGTAACTTTAAGAATTACAAAAGTCAGAGTAGACAACCCCTCCTTAATCAATCGAGTTCCAGACCATTTTATATACCAAGATATATTCTTAAAAGCCCAGAATCACAGAGATGCATTACATACAGATTCCTGCAAATGCAAAGTGTTGATATCTTTTTCAGATAATAGAATggttttttgttcaaaaaagtGTTTTTAAGAGCATAAAGCtgaccttttttttctttcttttaagtGGTTTTAGCCAAGGTTGCAAATCTTTCAAGTCCACCTCTAAGCAAGGTCTCTAAAAAGGGCCGGAGCGCCTGCAATTGAAGCCAACAAAAACATGGTTATAAGAAAAAACAGCCTGTTTGAAGGTGTGACAAAACTGGTGGATACTAACCGATGCCACAGGGGTCAAAAGCGCAGGGACTTCATATGACACAGTTAGCTACACAACATGTAAGTTAAAAAGAGGACAAGTATGAGAGAATTGATGATAGGGGATCTAGATTTGTAGTAAGAACAATCATTGAATGTTGTTTTACCTCAACGAGGCAAGATGAAGGACCTTTAGGGAAGAACCGAACGCTGCCTCTGCATTTTGGTTAAATTACAAAATGTTAGTCTAAGACTCACtcagatataaaaaaaagagaaatgaagaaatttaaacatttataaaatctCAATTGGCTTACTTATTAGGAAGACCTTCAAGAGATCTCCAGTGGATTTTCTGATTAGGAGTAGGCTGAAGATTGCGAGCAAGCCAAGAATACTTAATGTCTTGGCCAAAAGCATTGTACTTGAGTGACCAACGTGATAGATCAGGTTTGTCCTTTAACACCTAAACCCCAAAACACAAATCAaagtaactaaaaaaaaatctaaaagcaAAGAAAGCTAATAAGCTCTCATGAAATGAAAAGAGACCTCAACGGATGAAATGAAAGGCATCCACTTAGGGAAAGATTCACGATCCAAGTAGAAGTTATACGCTACTGACACTGGTATATCTACTTCCATCTTCACTCTGAAAGTTCTCCAAAAACCAAGATTGAAAATTAGATTCATTTCACGGAGATAATCCGTTAAAGGATCGAACTTTCCaacaaaacagagagaaaagagagagacttTACGTGCAGTCTTGCCACTCCATGGAAACAGAGAAGCGTTTGTTGCGAGTGTTGAATCTCGATCTTCGATTGACGGAAGACGAAGGAGAGcgagaggagaaggaggagcCATTTAGGGGAAGCAACTGAGGAAACGATTTGGGTTTACGATGAAAAGGTTGAGGAGCCAATCTGTGATTGGAGCAGATGAGATTGGATGTTTTACAGGTTGTCGACAAATGATTGATCGTGTTCATGTGAGTTGCTGCTGTTACAGACATTGGAatctttttctctgttttttttttttgcctcttCACAACCACACAAATGGCGTCGGGAGAGTTGCTCTGTTTTTACTATATTCATCTGCGTCTATTGTGAGGACGCATTAAGCCTTTGGTAAATGTTAAGTCAACAGCGGGGATAGCTCAGTTGGGAGAGCGTCAGACTGAAGATCTGAAGGTCGCGTGTTCGATCACGCTCACCgcaaattactttttttttcttttgactttcAGCCCATTGGACCTTTCTTCTATTTTGAGCTTTTATAGAACAGTTAATTAGTAAGGCCTATTAAGACCCAATTtgattttggttaaaatttaaaagtccaAGCCCACGTAGCTGTGTATCAACATCTCTGGATTTGAAATACGACAACGTGAAAGTAATCAAAACAGTTAATGCAAATAGCATCTCGCCGGGAATTGGGTATTGAGGCCCCCACGACCGCATCggatatacattaattaaaccTAATTATTCATGCAGTCTGATTTCAAGATAGTACAAAAAAAAGTCTCATGTGTGATGTGTTTGTAATGGTGACGCAAGCAGTGACGGTTCTGTTTGTTGTTCTCGTTTTcacatacttatattttaaaaagttaactagattttgacccgccctttcaaggacgggtatattttttgtttattttttttatttttcatatttgtgttttttttttgttttgtaattagatttgtgtttttatttgtaatcatatttgtgtatattatttctttttaattatttagtaaGAGATTTCAGTAATTGTATTTAGAAGAAAGTTATTGAATGTGGTTATTATT
The Raphanus sativus cultivar WK10039 chromosome 1, ASM80110v3, whole genome shotgun sequence DNA segment above includes these coding regions:
- the LOC108814959 gene encoding polygalacturonase At1g48100 produces the protein MFVSSYTRTHILCFIALILTLTSLTESRYHHHKEKHKHNSHNHHSSKTEPPSSSISQPPTPPPGPSDSPSPSLPPSPSDEPEEDNNGVYDVRKFGAVGDGVTDDTEAFKTAWDSSCSNGNDTVSVLLVPYGYTFMIHSTIFTGPCHSYQLLQVDGTIITPDGPESWPSNISKRQWLVFYRINGMALKGAGVIDGRGQKWWDLPCKPHRSVNKSAIFAGPCDSPIALRFFMSSNLTVEGLMIKNSPQFNFRFDGCQGVHVESLHISAPPLSPNTDGIHIENSNSVTIYNSVISNGDDCVSIGSGSYDVDIRNLTCGPGGHGISIGSLGNHNSHACVSNITVRDSIIKYSDNGVRIKTWQGGSGSVSGVTFNNIHVESVRNPIIIDQYYCMTKDCSNKTSAVFVSDIAYEGIKGTYDIRSPPMHFGCSDAVPCTNLTLSGIELLPAKGDIVLDPFCWNAYGLAEELSIPPVWCLMSDPPTALQGALVDKCGSP
- the LOC108814970 gene encoding uncharacterized protein LOC108814970, with amino-acid sequence MSSIVSGTVPTTKSSACFRRIQKSATFSSRSMLLSSSSLPPASAKLLNSANGSSSSSSSPKPFRPVMRSREADKLEEERLLHVQWQDVTVKMAVDAPASVAYKLYADRELFPRWMPFLSSVEAVEGSPDLSRYLVKLESFGNKFEYYFLAKNLEPIQDRKLHWRSIEGFANRGSVRFFPRGPSSCLVEINFSFEVPHAFAPVAFLMKPFMERLIRGGLERFAAFVKTT
- the LOC108814980 gene encoding uncharacterized protein LOC108814980, which encodes MSVTAATHMNTINHLSTTCKTSNLICSNHRLAPQPFHRKPKSFPQLLPLNGSSFSSRSPSSSVNRRSRFNTRNKRFSVSMEWQDCTVKMEVDIPVSVAYNFYLDRESFPKWMPFISSVEVLKDKPDLSRWSLKYNAFGQDIKYSWLARNLQPTPNQKIHWRSLEGLPNKGSVRFFPKGPSSCLVELTVSYEVPALLTPVASALRPFLETLLRGGLERFATLAKTT